The Acidobacteriota bacterium genome contains the following window.
ATTTTGAAGGATTGTACGACCAGGCGCTGGCGGTCGTGGCCGGTTCGAGCCTGCTGGCTCCCGGCGGGCTGGTGACGGTGAATCATTTCAAGAAGGTGATGGTGCCGGCGGCCTCCGGTGGGCTGGAGTGTGTCCGGACCGTCCGGCACGGCGATTCGGCGCTCAGCTTCTATGTCCGGCGGCAGCCGCCGGACTCGGACTCATGATTTGACGTATTCGAGCCCGGTTTTGCGACGGGCCTTGCGCAGGGTGGGCCGGGCGATGGCCCGGGCCTTTTCGGCGCCCCGGGCGAGGATCTGCTCCACGGCGTCGCGCTGGGCGGACAGCTCCAGCCGCCGCTGCCGATAAGGCGCAAAATACGTCCGGATCTTATCAAACAACATCTCCTTGGCCACCGCGTAACCCATGCCGCCGGCTCGGTAGCGCCGGTCCAGGTCGGCGAGTTCATCCGGCGTCGCGAACAGTCGGTACAAAGCGAACACGGTGCACTTGTCGGGGTCCTTCGGCGCCTCCACCGGCGTGGGATCGGTGACGATGCCCATCACCTTCTTGCGCAGCACCTTCTCGTCGGCGAAGATCTCGATGGTGTTGCCGTACGACTTGCTCATCTTTTGGCCATCGAGGCCGGGTACCACGGCGACATCCGGGTCGATGGCCGGTTCGGGCAGAACAAACGTGTCCCCGAACACGTTATTGAACCGCTCCGCGATGTCCCGGGTGACCTCCACGTGCTGCTTCTGGTCCTTGCCCACGGGGATGCGGTGGGCCTGGTACAGCAGGATGTCGGCGGCCATCAGCACCGGGTAAG
Protein-coding sequences here:
- the trpS gene encoding tryptophan--tRNA ligase: MTEATVPRQRVLSGIQPSGQLHLGNYFAMMKRMIEFQAHHELFCFIVNYHALTTVQDGKTLRQGTLDAAMDFLALGLDPEQSIFWVQSDVPEVTELTWILSCVTSMGLLERCHSYKDKIARGLIPTHGLFAYPVLMAADILLYQAHRIPVGKDQKQHVEVTRDIAERFNNVFGDTFVLPEPAIDPDVAVVPGLDGQKMSKSYGNTIEIFADEKVLRKKVMGIVTDPTPVEAPKDPDKCTVFALYRLFATPDELADLDRRYRAGGMGYAVAKEMLFDKIRTYFAPYRQRRLELSAQRDAVEQILARGAEKARAIARPTLRKARRKTGLEYVKS